From the Salinimicrobium tongyeongense genome, one window contains:
- a CDS encoding DUF3857 domain-containing protein: MNKYLLLPILLFSAALSAQDLFNTQNLNVSFNELKATAYSKDSTANAFYIYEDGYSRFESSGDYNLLTDYKAKIKILNKEGFPHASVQIKLFKGKNGEEKIHKLKATTYYLENGKQQVRNLDPALIYTEENPEYNIVKFTFPSVQPGAVLVYSYQKESPYYFNFETWWFQESIPKIYSRYLADIPGNYRYHIKKIGEQPLDVENNEIQRDCFSIQGVAGQADCSRSEYVMKNIPAFKEEEYLTSKFNFISRIEYELEEVLYPDGRVKKFTKSWKDVDRELKNDNDLGKQLRKTKWVREVLPESISSKANNLEKAQEIFEFVKSNYKWNGDYQIYRNVSIKELLEEKTGNVSAINILLHNLYIEEGFNVLPVLSSTRQNGMPTQLYPVLSEFNYLMVQLEIDGKTFLLDATEKNTEFGVIPFRTLNKYGRLLDFENGSSWIDIEPEVYSTITIQDSIKLNSNGTTTGNSIHNFSGYHALAVRNKLDEIQPEEIFQSLTNANSHTRSLIAVPENVENQVNITFNLHNSSQKINDLIYVNPFSFKFFKENPFKLKERTYPIDFGYKDIYTYNISLVIPETYEFVEFPENRRIILPEKGGSLQFLTQKVNDHSAMIHCRVSFPHSVYSAGFYPYFQKFFSELLNIQEQSIILVREKKKT; this comes from the coding sequence ATGAATAAATATCTACTGCTCCCAATTCTTTTATTTTCAGCAGCACTTTCTGCCCAGGATCTTTTCAACACTCAGAACCTGAATGTATCTTTTAACGAACTTAAGGCGACAGCCTACAGTAAAGACTCTACCGCAAATGCCTTTTACATCTATGAAGATGGCTACAGCCGCTTCGAGTCTTCAGGAGATTACAACCTTCTTACCGACTATAAAGCAAAGATCAAGATCCTGAACAAAGAAGGTTTTCCTCATGCCAGTGTGCAGATAAAACTTTTTAAGGGGAAAAATGGAGAGGAAAAGATCCACAAGCTTAAAGCTACCACCTATTACCTGGAAAATGGGAAACAACAGGTTCGCAACCTCGATCCTGCTCTCATTTATACTGAAGAAAATCCTGAATACAATATTGTAAAATTTACTTTTCCCTCGGTGCAACCGGGAGCAGTCCTGGTATATTCATATCAAAAGGAATCTCCTTATTATTTCAATTTCGAAACCTGGTGGTTTCAGGAAAGCATTCCTAAAATATATAGTCGCTACCTTGCCGATATTCCGGGGAATTACAGGTATCACATAAAAAAAATAGGAGAACAGCCGCTTGATGTGGAGAACAATGAGATTCAAAGAGACTGTTTTTCTATTCAGGGAGTTGCAGGGCAGGCCGACTGTAGCCGGTCTGAGTATGTGATGAAAAATATTCCTGCCTTTAAAGAAGAGGAATACCTTACTTCTAAGTTCAATTTTATTTCGCGTATTGAATATGAGCTTGAGGAGGTACTTTACCCTGACGGCCGGGTGAAAAAATTCACTAAATCCTGGAAAGATGTTGATCGCGAACTCAAAAATGATAATGACCTGGGGAAACAACTTAGAAAGACTAAATGGGTACGCGAGGTCCTTCCGGAAAGTATAAGCAGTAAAGCTAACAACCTTGAAAAAGCGCAGGAGATCTTCGAGTTTGTAAAAAGTAATTACAAATGGAACGGTGACTACCAAATCTACAGAAATGTGAGTATTAAGGAACTCCTTGAGGAGAAGACCGGCAATGTTTCGGCTATTAACATCCTGCTCCACAACCTTTATATCGAAGAAGGTTTTAATGTTCTTCCCGTATTAAGCTCTACCCGGCAAAATGGCATGCCCACCCAGTTATATCCGGTACTTTCCGAATTTAATTACCTCATGGTGCAGCTTGAGATTGACGGAAAGACGTTCCTGCTCGATGCTACCGAAAAAAATACTGAATTTGGTGTTATTCCTTTTCGCACTCTAAACAAGTATGGAAGGCTACTGGACTTTGAGAACGGTAGCAGCTGGATAGATATAGAACCGGAAGTCTACTCCACTATCACTATTCAGGATTCTATAAAGCTAAACAGCAACGGAACCACTACAGGAAATTCAATTCATAATTTTTCGGGCTACCACGCACTTGCAGTCAGGAATAAACTGGATGAGATCCAACCCGAAGAAATCTTTCAGTCCCTTACAAATGCTAATTCCCATACCAGAAGTCTTATAGCAGTTCCTGAAAATGTAGAGAACCAGGTAAACATCACTTTTAACCTTCATAACTCCAGTCAGAAGATCAACGACCTCATCTATGTTAATCCTTTCAGTTTTAAGTTTTTCAAAGAAAACCCCTTTAAGCTAAAGGAGAGAACCTACCCAATTGATTTCGGCTATAAAGATATTTACACCTACAATATAAGCCTTGTTATACCCGAGACATACGAATTCGTTGAATTTCCCGAGAACAGGAGAATAATTCTTCCGGAAAAAGGGGGTTCCCTACAATTCCTGACTCAAAAGGTAAATGATCATTCTGCAATGATACACTGCAGAGTATCATTTCCTCACTCTGTTTACAGCGCTGGCTTCTATCCCTATTTCCAGAAGTTTTTTTCGGAGCTACTTAATATACAGGAACAGTCAATAATTCTGGTAAGGGAAAAGAAAAAAACTTAA
- a CDS encoding ion transporter: protein MAQTNIPSWKSKLHEIIYEADTPAGKTFDIGLLLVIVLSIILVMLESIPGMSDRYYWEFYTAEWIITIIFTIEYILRIVVINRPSRYIFSFYGIVDLLSTLPTYLAILGGGHNLLFAVRALRLLRIFRILKITRYIGESNRLLTALRNSRAKILVFLYAVVILCVIMGTIMYLVEGPENGYTSIPTGIYWCIVTLTTVGFGDIHPVTPLGQFIASVIMITGYGIIAVPTGIVTSEFNRASASEIPVNTQACPYCNETKHLDKAEYCHNCGNPLNE from the coding sequence GTGGCCCAAACAAACATCCCATCCTGGAAAAGTAAACTTCATGAGATCATTTATGAAGCCGATACTCCTGCGGGAAAAACTTTTGACATAGGCTTACTCCTGGTCATTGTACTGAGCATTATTTTGGTGATGCTCGAGAGCATCCCGGGAATGAGCGACCGGTATTACTGGGAATTCTACACCGCCGAATGGATCATCACCATCATTTTTACCATAGAATACATTCTTCGCATCGTGGTGATCAACCGGCCCAGCCGCTATATTTTCAGCTTTTACGGCATAGTAGACCTGCTTTCAACCCTGCCTACCTACCTGGCCATTTTAGGTGGTGGCCATAACCTTTTGTTTGCTGTGAGGGCTTTAAGGCTGTTAAGAATTTTCAGGATCCTGAAGATCACCCGCTATATTGGAGAGTCTAACCGGCTGCTCACCGCCCTGCGCAACAGCCGGGCAAAGATCCTTGTTTTTCTTTACGCCGTGGTCATTTTATGCGTCATCATGGGTACCATCATGTACCTGGTTGAGGGGCCCGAAAATGGCTACACCAGTATTCCCACCGGCATTTACTGGTGCATAGTCACACTCACCACGGTAGGTTTCGGCGATATTCACCCGGTAACGCCCCTGGGGCAGTTCATCGCTTCTGTGATCATGATCACGGGCTATGGGATCATTGCTGTGCCCACGGGAATAGTTACTTCGGAATTTAACCGGGCCTCGGCCAGTGAAATCCCCGTAAACACGCAGGCTTGCCCCTATTGTAATGAGACCAAACACCTGGATAAGGCAGAATATTGCCATAACTGCGGAAATCCCTTAAATGAATAA
- the miaA gene encoding tRNA (adenosine(37)-N6)-dimethylallyltransferase MiaA, protein MNNKYLIAVVGPTAIGKTALAIELARHFNTEIISADSRQFYREMQIGTAVPSKAELKAAKHHFIQHIPVENDYSVGDFERDALQRLQELFLKQDVVVMVGGSGLYIDAVVKGLDNFPEVDRKIRPSLKEELENKGLEHLQQELKTLDPEYYSEVDLQNPHRVIRALEICRGTGKPYSSFRKKSSKNRFFDTLYVGISAEREVIYKRINRRVDMMMQEGLLEEVKALFPKRELNALNTVGYKELFRYLEHEWDLETAVSEIKKNTRRFAKRQLTWFRKNDEINWFDAETPPAEVISTLQKKIT, encoded by the coding sequence ATGAATAACAAATACCTAATTGCCGTTGTAGGCCCAACCGCCATTGGAAAAACAGCACTGGCAATTGAACTTGCCAGACATTTTAATACTGAAATCATTTCGGCCGATTCCCGGCAATTTTATCGGGAAATGCAAATAGGTACCGCCGTGCCTTCTAAAGCAGAGCTAAAAGCCGCTAAACACCATTTTATCCAGCATATTCCTGTTGAAAATGACTATTCGGTGGGAGATTTTGAGCGCGATGCCCTGCAAAGGCTTCAGGAGCTATTCTTAAAACAGGATGTAGTGGTGATGGTTGGTGGCAGCGGACTTTATATTGATGCGGTAGTAAAGGGACTTGACAATTTTCCTGAAGTAGACCGGAAAATCAGGCCCAGTTTAAAAGAGGAACTTGAAAACAAAGGCCTGGAACACCTTCAGCAGGAGCTAAAGACCCTGGACCCCGAGTATTATTCCGAAGTTGACCTGCAAAATCCGCACAGGGTGATAAGGGCGCTTGAAATTTGCAGGGGCACCGGAAAACCTTATTCCAGCTTCAGAAAAAAGAGTTCCAAAAACCGCTTTTTTGACACCTTATACGTGGGGATTTCTGCGGAAAGGGAGGTCATTTATAAGCGCATTAACCGGCGCGTTGACATGATGATGCAGGAAGGCCTTTTGGAGGAAGTTAAAGCCCTTTTCCCAAAGCGGGAACTCAATGCCCTGAATACCGTGGGGTACAAAGAGCTCTTTAGATACCTGGAACATGAGTGGGACCTTGAAACAGCGGTGAGCGAGATCAAAAAGAATACCCGGAGGTTTGCCAAAAGGCAGCTTACATGGTTCAGGAAAAATGATGAGATCAACTGGTTTGATGCCGAAACTCCCCCGGCTGAAGTCATCTCCACACTTCAGAAAAAAATTACCTGA
- a CDS encoding HYR domain-containing protein, protein MGLEFDSNDNLYVADYYNGTDPAVTEPSRVKIYYTNGDFYEFFGRSPSNKFNSPYRLFIDENFQLIVADLGSVNGRVQIFDVQTPKTPVFLPEGDVINNSVDSPGSITVDNNGFIYIGDFGPNVNITEILNLEGGSVQEIAATFSDVSNGIQYEEFSIKVFDSSLNFRTRIISEIDLPVDLSLKQCGSLLVNNATLSGSLPFDFKFDLEYYNRLPDTFTADLTIAAECTPATVSVEAGIGIDLECQPIPAQVSNTLSMIWDQTVPEIDCTPAEVVLPRNGQGKYILPDYSNRVSDNCDPNIAVTQIPLPGEITQGGPVTISAEDAAGNTSSCSFTVKLEAGPAPTFSCPDLNEIPELELDANCTYQETDFGYLLSNFQNFTSDEFLVQTVTRQENVLEVKIKVYDGENGNYVDECNFDVSLVDNTAPSISCPSQNIVETVPFGETGKKIDYTVTYGDNCSGATIKQTSGLASGEVFPVGLTITNTFVVTDASGLTATCSFTVTVSESNDLEDPKIICPTDIEVLADPEECGAVVEYDWPTAIDNAGEPIISIINGAPVSGSIFPVGPTEIVFEARDAAGNIDTCTLTITVIDEEAPVFTTCPSGTERTITAVNGQFIVPDLLGEVKAEDNCTSDAAITYSQEPGAGEEIFSNTTLKIYAFDENGKESAPCEIQLIVDNDEDELEIICPANSTPSFGDNCAFELPDYTRSATVNSATALVTQNPPAGSLIYGRTEITLTATEGGETAGCTFVIDPVDDVKPVITCRNDLEIHLNKDGFGIIPPEILLSTLEDNCGIDNVSLSISRFETSDAGENDILVTVVDINGNVETCEATVNVLPYDPLKDVGCVDSVELPLGPGGYAELSLHYTGEEEDIQLELSKKDFTCDDIGLPQTITATYFGEYTGSCEVEVNVVDNLAPLVNCISEIDLILDENGQGQLSVEDIDLNSTDNCKIEDMFLSKGNFTTEDVGTQTVRFTVTDASGNSDFCEVNVNVRPFMGTNGELNCVEEITLQLNNDGNAILKAEDLFDGDPAGLEFYGETTYTCEDLGENYITFSKKGDPAQNCEIKVVVEDNIAPVAGCVADFVLMLGENGTASLSPQDLEAGSTDNCEIASMSLDRTSFTTADIGTQQLVLTVTDSSGNSGSCETSIEVQAYKENPSGVECKDLFVLPLDTNGTAELQPQDLFTGNMSGTYDVSQSLFTCQNLGENEVTFTYSTANGKGTCTVKVMVEDPQNVCENPPAPESDYLIMYPNPGDGLVSFELSPGLKIERIEVFDFRGRFLREQQYDNSQPIPEYQLDLSAYQAGVYPLMIYTNGREYLKRAIIR, encoded by the coding sequence ATGGGACTTGAATTTGACAGCAATGATAATTTATATGTTGCTGATTATTATAATGGTACTGATCCGGCCGTAACAGAGCCCAGTAGAGTGAAAATTTATTATACCAATGGAGATTTTTACGAATTTTTTGGACGATCTCCTTCCAATAAATTTAACTCTCCTTATCGATTATTTATCGATGAAAATTTTCAACTTATAGTGGCAGATTTAGGTAGTGTAAATGGAAGGGTACAAATATTCGATGTTCAAACTCCTAAAACTCCAGTTTTTCTACCAGAAGGTGATGTTATTAATAATTCAGTTGATTCGCCGGGAAGTATCACAGTGGATAATAACGGATTCATATATATAGGTGATTTTGGACCTAATGTTAATATAACTGAAATACTAAATTTAGAGGGTGGTAGTGTGCAGGAGATTGCCGCTACATTTTCAGATGTAAGTAATGGTATTCAATATGAAGAATTTAGTATTAAAGTTTTTGATTCTTCATTAAATTTTAGAACCCGAATTATTTCAGAAATCGACCTTCCTGTTGATTTGTCATTAAAACAGTGTGGTTCATTATTAGTAAACAATGCGACTTTATCAGGAAGTTTACCATTTGATTTTAAATTTGATCTAGAATATTACAACCGACTTCCGGATACTTTCACGGCCGATCTTACTATAGCTGCAGAATGTACACCTGCCACAGTTTCTGTAGAGGCAGGAATTGGTATTGATTTAGAATGTCAACCTATACCTGCTCAGGTTTCCAATACTCTTTCTATGATATGGGATCAAACTGTACCTGAAATAGATTGCACTCCGGCCGAAGTTGTTCTTCCCAGGAACGGACAAGGAAAATACATACTTCCAGATTACAGTAACCGAGTAAGTGACAACTGTGATCCCAATATTGCTGTAACACAAATTCCTTTACCGGGAGAGATTACTCAGGGTGGACCAGTAACAATATCTGCTGAAGATGCTGCGGGTAATACTTCTTCCTGTTCTTTTACGGTCAAACTTGAAGCGGGTCCTGCCCCCACATTTTCATGTCCCGATCTTAATGAAATTCCTGAACTCGAACTGGATGCTAATTGTACTTATCAAGAAACAGATTTCGGTTATTTACTATCAAATTTTCAAAACTTCACTAGCGATGAATTCCTGGTGCAAACTGTAACCAGACAGGAAAATGTTCTGGAAGTAAAAATTAAAGTCTATGATGGCGAAAATGGAAACTATGTAGATGAATGTAATTTTGATGTTTCCCTTGTAGATAACACAGCACCATCTATTTCATGTCCTTCTCAAAATATTGTGGAGACTGTTCCTTTTGGAGAAACCGGGAAAAAAATTGATTATACCGTAACTTATGGAGATAACTGTTCCGGAGCTACCATTAAACAAACAAGTGGTCTTGCATCAGGAGAGGTGTTTCCTGTTGGACTAACTATCACCAATACATTTGTTGTTACAGATGCTTCTGGGTTAACGGCGACATGCAGCTTCACTGTTACCGTATCAGAAAGTAATGACCTGGAAGACCCAAAGATCATATGTCCCACAGATATTGAAGTATTGGCCGATCCCGAAGAATGCGGGGCAGTGGTAGAATATGACTGGCCTACGGCAATAGATAATGCGGGAGAACCCATTATTTCCATAATTAATGGAGCGCCTGTTTCGGGAAGTATTTTTCCGGTGGGCCCAACGGAAATTGTATTTGAGGCAAGGGATGCAGCCGGTAATATTGACACCTGTACTTTGACAATTACAGTAATAGATGAAGAAGCCCCTGTCTTCACCACCTGCCCATCAGGTACTGAGAGAACTATTACCGCTGTCAATGGTCAATTCATAGTTCCTGATCTTCTTGGAGAAGTAAAAGCTGAAGATAATTGTACAAGTGATGCAGCCATTACTTACTCCCAGGAGCCCGGTGCGGGTGAGGAAATATTTTCTAATACAACATTAAAAATTTATGCATTTGATGAAAATGGAAAAGAGTCTGCTCCCTGTGAAATTCAATTGATTGTAGATAATGATGAGGATGAACTGGAAATCATCTGTCCTGCAAACAGCACTCCGTCTTTTGGAGACAACTGTGCCTTTGAGCTGCCAGATTACACCAGGTCAGCGACTGTGAATTCAGCTACAGCCCTTGTCACTCAAAATCCGCCTGCAGGCAGCCTGATTTACGGCAGAACAGAGATTACACTTACTGCAACTGAAGGTGGCGAGACTGCCGGGTGTACTTTTGTTATCGATCCGGTTGATGATGTAAAACCGGTGATTACCTGCCGCAACGACCTGGAAATCCACCTGAACAAAGATGGCTTCGGAATCATTCCGCCAGAAATATTGTTGTCCACTTTGGAGGATAACTGCGGAATAGATAATGTAAGCCTGAGTATAAGCCGCTTTGAGACTTCAGATGCTGGTGAAAATGACATTCTGGTGACTGTAGTAGATATCAATGGAAATGTGGAGACCTGTGAGGCCACTGTAAACGTGCTGCCTTATGATCCTCTTAAAGATGTGGGTTGTGTTGATTCGGTTGAATTACCGCTCGGTCCCGGTGGTTATGCAGAGCTCAGCCTCCACTATACCGGAGAAGAAGAAGATATTCAACTCGAATTGAGTAAAAAGGATTTTACCTGTGATGACATTGGCCTGCCTCAAACAATCACCGCCACCTATTTTGGAGAGTATACCGGCAGCTGTGAGGTGGAAGTGAATGTGGTTGATAACCTGGCTCCGCTTGTAAACTGCATTTCTGAAATTGACCTCATTCTCGATGAGAATGGCCAGGGCCAATTATCTGTTGAGGATATAGATCTCAATTCTACCGATAATTGTAAGATTGAAGATATGTTTTTGAGCAAAGGCAATTTTACCACCGAAGATGTGGGCACTCAGACTGTCCGGTTTACCGTGACCGATGCTTCAGGAAATTCCGATTTTTGTGAGGTCAATGTGAATGTGAGGCCTTTTATGGGCACCAATGGCGAACTTAATTGTGTGGAGGAGATCACACTTCAGCTAAACAACGACGGAAATGCCATTTTAAAGGCTGAAGATTTGTTTGACGGAGATCCTGCGGGGCTTGAATTCTATGGGGAAACCACTTACACCTGTGAAGACCTGGGTGAGAATTATATCACTTTTTCCAAAAAAGGTGATCCCGCCCAAAACTGTGAGATCAAAGTGGTGGTAGAAGATAACATCGCGCCTGTGGCTGGTTGTGTGGCCGATTTCGTGTTGATGCTCGGTGAAAATGGTACTGCCAGCCTCTCTCCCCAAGATCTTGAAGCTGGTTCTACAGATAACTGCGAAATTGCTTCCATGAGCCTTGACCGTACTTCTTTTACTACCGCCGATATCGGTACCCAACAGCTGGTGCTAACGGTCACCGATAGTTCCGGGAACAGTGGTAGCTGTGAAACAAGTATTGAGGTGCAGGCTTATAAAGAAAACCCCTCGGGAGTGGAATGTAAAGACCTTTTTGTTCTTCCCCTCGACACTAACGGAACGGCAGAATTACAGCCCCAGGATCTTTTTACAGGAAACATGAGTGGCACCTATGACGTGAGCCAGTCCCTTTTTACCTGCCAAAACCTTGGGGAGAACGAAGTGACATTTACGTATTCCACGGCCAACGGAAAAGGCACCTGCACAGTAAAAGTGATGGTTGAAGATCCTCAGAATGTTTGTGAGAACCCTCCGGCACCAGAATCCGATTATCTGATCATGTACCCCAACCCGGGAGATGGTTTGGTGAGCTTTGAACTATCGCCTGGGCTTAAGATCGAGAGGATAGAGGTATTCGATTTTAGGGGACGGTTCCTTCGCGAGCAGCAGTATGACAACAGCCAGCCCATTCCGGAGTACCAGCTTGATTTAAGTGCTTACCAGGCCGGGGTTTATCCGCTTATGATCTACACCAACGGACGGGAGTATCTAAAAAGGGCAATTATCAGGTAA
- a CDS encoding response regulator transcription factor, with protein METENKKILLVEDDPNFGTVLKDYLAMNDYEVTHAKNGMEGFEKFKKDDFDLCILDVMMPYKDGFTLAKEIREKNEEIPIIFLTAKAMKEDVLKGYKVGADDYLNKPFDSEVLLMKIKAIMQRKATDSVADSKQFEFQIGDFHLNSKLRFLTFRDEEPSKLSPKENELLRLLALHENDLMPRELALTKIWRDDNYFTSRSMDVYIAKLRKYLKKDENVEILNIHGEGFRLVIRNKEEAQS; from the coding sequence ATGGAAACTGAAAATAAGAAGATTTTACTAGTTGAAGACGATCCAAATTTTGGAACGGTATTAAAAGATTACCTGGCCATGAACGACTATGAAGTCACTCATGCCAAGAACGGAATGGAAGGATTTGAGAAGTTCAAAAAAGACGATTTTGACCTTTGTATCCTCGACGTTATGATGCCTTACAAAGACGGTTTTACCCTGGCTAAAGAAATTAGGGAGAAGAACGAAGAAATTCCCATCATCTTTTTGACTGCGAAAGCCATGAAAGAAGATGTGCTGAAAGGCTACAAAGTAGGGGCCGATGATTACCTTAACAAGCCTTTTGACAGTGAGGTATTGCTTATGAAGATCAAGGCTATTATGCAGCGCAAAGCTACAGACAGTGTTGCCGATAGCAAACAGTTTGAATTCCAGATTGGAGATTTCCATCTTAATTCCAAGCTCCGTTTCCTTACCTTTAGAGATGAAGAGCCATCAAAGCTGTCGCCAAAAGAAAATGAGTTGCTTAGGCTACTGGCTTTACATGAGAACGATCTTATGCCAAGAGAACTTGCACTCACCAAGATATGGAGGGATGACAACTATTTCACCTCCCGAAGTATGGATGTTTATATCGCCAAGCTGCGTAAATACCTTAAAAAGGATGAGAATGTAGAGATCCTGAACATACATGGGGAAGGATTCAGGCTGGTGATAAGAAATAAAGAAGAAGCACAGAGTTAA
- a CDS encoding sensor histidine kinase, producing MNKKIFFLLVVLMSLSLIGIIFVQGFWIKNTVESKEEQFSFNAKQILRRVANEVENNELENYYFAMQELVDSLGAQADSSIINEIFEEQREFSDDVYQSYQGGLEEDFKLSTAFLDASVDTVQFKKLINRKVSKLVENDSVNEDMLSTTGRINRIFRMKDVEKEFIRSTVSEYTSRKPLHERVSKSYLEELIQTELRNRGMNTSFEYGIYGNGLATKVQSDNFELDARTTYRVPLFISGNSSNNYQLFVNFTEKKQVVLSSITLMAALSIIFTLIIVIAYSSALSQLIRQRQISEIKTDFINNMTHEFKTPIATINLALDAIKNPKVMNNPEKVAHYHRMIRDENKRMHAQVENVLRISRLEKNELDLKKERLDLHELIEEAITHIELIVEDKQGYVQTHFGALRASILANQTHFTNVIVNLLDNAVKYSPDAPKIDIYTENVKNYIVMKVRDQGSGMSKPVQKKIFEKFYREHTGDIHNVKGHGLGLAYAKRILDDHHGQISVESEKGKGSTFIIKLPLIS from the coding sequence ATGAACAAAAAAATATTTTTTCTTTTGGTGGTTCTCATGAGCCTCTCTCTTATAGGAATTATATTTGTTCAGGGATTTTGGATAAAGAATACAGTTGAGAGCAAAGAAGAGCAATTCTCTTTTAATGCGAAACAGATACTGCGAAGAGTAGCCAATGAAGTAGAGAACAACGAGCTGGAGAACTATTATTTCGCGATGCAGGAATTGGTAGATAGTCTGGGTGCACAGGCAGACAGTTCTATCATCAACGAAATTTTTGAAGAACAGCGGGAATTCTCAGATGATGTTTACCAATCTTACCAGGGTGGCCTGGAAGAAGATTTTAAGCTTTCTACCGCATTTCTGGATGCCTCTGTTGATACCGTTCAGTTTAAAAAGCTGATCAACCGCAAGGTGTCAAAACTGGTGGAGAATGACAGTGTGAACGAGGATATGCTTTCTACCACCGGCAGGATCAACCGCATCTTCAGGATGAAAGATGTCGAGAAGGAATTTATCCGTTCTACTGTGAGCGAATATACGAGCAGGAAACCCCTGCACGAGCGGGTTTCTAAATCATATCTGGAAGAATTGATCCAGACTGAGCTAAGGAACAGGGGAATGAACACCTCCTTTGAGTACGGTATTTACGGTAATGGCCTGGCTACCAAGGTGCAGTCAGATAATTTTGAGCTTGATGCCAGGACCACTTACAGGGTGCCGCTTTTTATTTCGGGGAATAGTAGTAACAATTACCAATTGTTCGTAAATTTCACTGAAAAGAAACAGGTTGTATTGTCTTCCATTACTTTAATGGCGGCTCTATCGATCATTTTTACCCTTATTATTGTGATAGCCTATTCCAGTGCGCTCTCTCAGTTAATAAGGCAAAGGCAGATATCCGAGATAAAAACGGATTTTATAAACAACATGACGCACGAGTTCAAGACCCCCATTGCGACAATAAACCTGGCACTTGATGCCATTAAGAACCCAAAGGTCATGAACAACCCCGAAAAAGTGGCACATTATCACCGCATGATTAGGGATGAAAATAAACGCATGCATGCGCAGGTTGAGAACGTGTTGCGAATATCCAGGCTGGAAAAGAATGAGCTGGACCTTAAAAAGGAAAGGCTCGATTTACATGAATTGATTGAAGAAGCCATCACGCATATAGAATTGATCGTGGAAGATAAGCAGGGGTATGTGCAAACACATTTTGGAGCTTTAAGGGCTTCGATCCTGGCCAACCAGACCCATTTCACAAACGTGATCGTGAACCTGCTTGACAATGCGGTGAAATATTCCCCCGATGCGCCTAAGATTGATATTTACACCGAGAATGTAAAGAACTATATTGTGATGAAAGTACGTGACCAGGGAAGCGGAATGAGCAAACCTGTTCAGAAAAAAATATTTGAAAAATTTTATCGCGAGCATACGGGAGATATCCACAACGTGAAAGGTCACGGGCTGGGGCTTGCCTATGCAAAGCGAATCCTTGATGATCACCACGGACAAATTAGCGTGGAAAGTGAAAAAGGAAAAGGAAGTACATTTATAATTAAACTACCACTAATATCTTAA
- the coaE gene encoding dephospho-CoA kinase (Dephospho-CoA kinase (CoaE) performs the final step in coenzyme A biosynthesis.), producing MRVVGLTGGIGSGKTTVAGFFKELGIPVYIADVEAKALMNTDMEVKAAVKALFGEESYKDGQADRKYIASQVFGDRDKLSRLNGIIHPAVARHFEAWKHRQEAPYVIYEAAILFETGGYKKCTYNILVTAPFNIRIERLKQRDNSTLEEIEARMNHQWSDEAKAKLADFTIENIALSETREQVRQLHETLLKSA from the coding sequence ATGAGGGTTGTAGGGCTTACAGGAGGAATTGGAAGTGGAAAAACTACGGTTGCAGGCTTTTTTAAAGAACTGGGAATCCCGGTTTACATAGCCGATGTGGAGGCGAAAGCACTCATGAATACCGATATGGAAGTGAAAGCTGCCGTAAAAGCCCTTTTTGGGGAGGAAAGTTATAAAGATGGGCAGGCAGACAGGAAGTACATTGCATCACAAGTGTTTGGAGACCGCGATAAACTAAGCCGGCTAAACGGAATTATACACCCGGCTGTGGCGCGACATTTTGAGGCCTGGAAACACAGGCAGGAGGCGCCTTATGTGATCTACGAGGCTGCAATTCTTTTTGAGACGGGAGGCTATAAAAAATGCACTTATAATATACTTGTAACGGCTCCTTTTAATATAAGGATAGAGCGGCTGAAACAGCGTGACAATTCTACACTTGAAGAAATAGAGGCCAGAATGAACCACCAGTGGAGCGATGAAGCAAAGGCAAAATTAGCCGATTTTACCATCGAAAATATTGCGCTTTCCGAGACCCGGGAGCAAGTGCGCCAACTACACGAAACCCTCCTTAAGAGCGCGTAA